The nucleotide sequence aaacgatgcccattatacagatttgatgtgAAGTCTAATAGTGATTTgctctcctcgaaaattcactaaatttccatcctgatcgacaatttgaatttgtagatgatctatgcacttgacactgaccggtagatatatgacgtgtgacggaacttctatgattttatatcccGGAGGCAATCTgggaaagaactcatggattgtatgaactttcttattattgatataagcacttccagtaatattgcactcaactctgagtgcattgattctcaatattttcactggtaaatcagagctgtgtTGGATGTTCTCTTCGAGAGTGCGAGGAGCAAAGCCAAGGAGACGGCCTATGGAATCGTGAGGTGTGAGATCTATCGGATGACTGCAGAAAATTTCACTTCTaagagtattgttgttagctttcaaAGAGATTAATAGCATCAATCTCATAACTGCCAGtaggaatattaataataatatctccgtttaaatgcaatttattatttgaatagtcAACATTGGGAATAaagttaaatgataaaagttcaactaaacCCAAGACAAAATTTGTATGCTTCGATAgttcaatcgaaggaaaatattgcgctTCTAAGACATATGAGTTTCCTGAGAGACTCAAAGTAAAGctatcttccatgactgatcGGAAGATAATGATTCCATTCGTCAGTGAGCACCTCTTTTATAGTCTCCCAGCTAAGAAAAAGAGACAAAGATGACCACATAtaaatgagtcaaaattttgatatcttttataGTTGTATTTCACTTCTTTCACGTTAAAAAACAACATGAGATATTTAGGAGGTTTAAGATcgccaaaactatcaaaataaatcacttcAGAACCACGTTTGCGACAGCAAACCCAGTGAGTGCCTCTATTTTGAAAGTCGTCCAAGTTTACCACTGCTGTTTCATTATGCCATGGACCATCGGGAGgtagattatttctcatgaaaacacctctgaaatctgagattttcatcatatgagcatatttttttagatcgtagtcagtcagtgcacgatttggcaaagttaaatcgaagtttttttttctactgacttgatgaccacgaccgatatgaggtttcataaataatcttAAGATGAAGACCTCTgcctaaagcaatagcttctatggtcttattatgcctcttactttcttcatgatttttctgcgcagctttagcatcattaactgctttagctattccagcagcgcctcctgctagagcaccggtggcacttagtcctgcgaacaatggaatgagaaaatgaagaactccaccaatttttTATGGAAGAggcagaacacgtggaatgataacttttttctttccacctacacttttaacagcttgacgtgcacccttcaaggctgattgaataaccttgcgagaacttttacttgttgagattgattttttagcCGCAGTCACTAACTTAGTCCTTATTTCagtcccattccagtttttccttttaatttcataggattgctaacagcaaaagcaaaagctttttcgccaagactagcatccttagctctgacacgttgcatagcttcctcagcaagcatcttgtcagcagctttacgatctccgtttttatcggagtaagctatgtcgtgttttttacacgcctgatcaagcggattaatACCAGGATCTCCacttttcattcgctttttcaatttagttccgggaccgcagtattgatatccaggaagatgcatttcaacaggtaagttattgataactttatcaagcaatccatagcctttcggctgtttctaagatttgtgtatgatcatctctcttcgagtgttgattcacaactgacgttcatggtataaaacgagcgtttatatttcaAGAGCTCAATGTTGAATCTGACTGTTGtgtgaacatggattttaccgagCAGAACCTCAAATTCCCTGTcacgaattttgattttggaaaagagaagagaaagaagcgtcatggggaattactaccagatagtatacgagcagtaTTCTGTGGTCCATcaaactgtggaaaaacaaatagtttattagCTTTAATTACACACCCCAATGGTCTTAGGTTTGagaatttgtatgtatactctaaatccttgaatcagccaaagtatcaatttctcaaaaatggcttggatccgattgaaggaatatcatatcttccgttcagtgagcatgaatctgtagtatctccagatgaagcccttccaaattcaataatgatttttgatgatgtggcatgtgagaagcaggataacgtcagagcattcttctgtatggggagacataagagtgtagatagcttctatctatgtcaatcttatgctcatataagtaaacatctcattagagataatgtcaatttgttagCAATTTATTgacaagatgatgtaaatcttaaacatatctatgaagatcatgtgaataccgatttaactttcaaCGAATTTCGAAATGTTTGTTCTGAATGTTGGAATAATGATAGATATGAATTCATCGTTATTGACAAAGATAGACCgatgaatgagggtagatacagaaaaggatttgaccgttttgcaataaaaaaggaattatgagtcTCAAACTTTTCACTCAACAGTTCAGTTGTGGACATCGCCACGTCAGCATGTCAGACTTCACGAAAGAGAAGAATGTACTTAGTgagctcttgcgagctcgtgaggctattaaaaaaaatacactttattaaaacaggagaaagatgattttgaaaaagtcatcggtgatactctaaaaccagtcatcacaccacttgagaaacttgagatgaaaagtgaaatAGGCCAGTCAAATTAGCCTTTGGAGACCTCGTTTTCTGCAAAAATTCCTGATAGCAATTTTATTGTTGGAAATGGTCAGGAACGGTATGTAGAAATATCTGGAAGAAAGCCACCAATTTTGTACGctaacttttttataaacaattaaagTTCGATTTCGGCactttttttcacattttccTCGGCGGTTCGAAAAGTATTAATTTTAGCGTAAAAAGTTTGAAGTAAAAgttgttcattatttaattctctaaaaaaaagtcaGCGAGAGCACCCCTCTAAGTCTATTAGTTTACTTGCAAATTGGAAAAAACCACCGAATTTGtcaaaatcgaaatttgttaataacttttgaaaaaattactttattttattgataatttagGAAAATGTACTATTCCATAGTCCAAACCAGCATGCCAAATTTCAAGCTTCTATCAATTACAGTTTTTGTTAAATAGATGTctatatttcgaaatttttttttcacgataCGATTTGgatgtgaaaaaattattttgattaggCGCTGTAGCTTGTGATTAAAGTGAAAGAGTTATATTTCAATAAACTTTTTCGAAAACcacgaaattttaattaggAGCGCCCCTGGATGCTAATGTTTATAAAGTGCTTAATTAACTTTCCTCCCAGAGACAAGATTTAagtctgatcaaaatcgaatATAGTCCATTAAAAAGCACTGATTTTtatctaatttaaaaaaaagtcattTGTTTACGAGCATTAGGAGCCAAGTTacgttttttttatagcaagcTATTACTTCGTGAATAAAAAAGATATCGTCATGTTTGAAATCTGAAAATGCAGTTAATGATTTGTAGTTTATGCATAATTATTAGTTGTTGCTCTCATGTGGATTTTCAATTGTCAAAACTGTAATGGAAAAACGTGATCGGACAATTACGCCCGACGGCGCCGTGGGAAGCACAGCTCGGAACTGAAAAGTAAGTTTCAAATCAGGACGCTCGGAAAAAAATGGCGTAATTTAGCCAAAAATGATTCTTTTTtcatctttctttttttaatttggggtagcgtaacaaaaaaaacaatagCGCCGTCAGATATaagatttgaatttatttaaacaataaaaaattagttttttccAATGTTTCATGTTTGcatgtatttttttcatttaaatataCTTATTACATTTATACTGATTGAAGGTAaggattttaataaataacgttttattaaaaaatttacatttattttaatataaaaaataattatatacaaaatCGTATTTATATAACTAACATAGTCGTTGTCTTTTTGAACATATTTCGTCGTTATTCTCGCCATTCGCATCATTACAATCGCCGTTTTCATTTACATCGTCATTTAACATATATTCTAAACTATCCGTctctattaaaatttgttcgaTATTTGAGCAAGACTGCCCATGgcagttatgacaaatatctgAATATCGAAGGCCGTACTTCTTACAACTGCAATTCATTGTGTTGCAACCCGTTGTGCATCTGCATGAAATatactgtaataaattttgtggAACAAGATCATCGGTTGTATAAACTGGTTGAAGGCCCGTTGTTGTTGGTTTCCATCCCCATTTCTTAGGTTCTTTAGTATTACCCAGCCACTGTTGAATTTGTAAATGTGTTCTTAATGCATCTTGAGCACTTGCTGCTTCAGTCGGAGGTAATACTTCGAGTTTAAAAGATGCTTTTATCgatgattttttaaacaataaatacCTTAATGAATTCAATGACATTTCAATGTGGCCATTGTGCTTGAAATTTATCTATAAAatacaataacaataaaacgaTTAATACACTGGAATAAACTATAGTCgtacaaattttaatactatttTAAACTTAatgatgaataaattaaattttataaatacgtaaATTGCGAATgaaaatatctttataaaaaaattaatgtaaaataaaaatcttaatTTAAAAGTTTACTTTTAATATTGATTTGTACCTTACTTGAATTGCTGAAAAATACTGCAAATAAAAGTGATATATTGGTGTTTTGAAGGAATCTTCACAGCACACAAATtcactttatttaaaaatatataaattaacacTTGAAATTGTAATAGAGATATTTGAAGAAATATTCACAACACGAAAATTCACTGCTCCTTGCTTGAAAACTCTGCTACAACTGACGAAAATCGTCTGTACTATGCTGTTGACCCTGCAGAAATTTTATACCTGGGGTCCTTTTACCCCCACTATACTACCATATTGCTTTATATACGGAGCAGATGTTCGAATATATTACTTCCAGGAAAGTAGTCGGATCCCGAGACTGGGACTTTTGGCGACATGGGTGGATCCGTCTAGAATTTTCCTTCCAAAGTTTACCCTATCATAAAAGTTCAGACAGACAGGAGCCTGTCTGCGGTCATTAAGGTGTCTGTGTACACTTAATGTCTTGCCGGCGTGTAATGATGAGTGGAGCACCTCGGTGCCAATTTATATACCTTCAATAAGTAAACTGTACGAATAATATTTAAGTAGttgatattgaattttgattgtctattattaaaataacttaaataacaaaagacgtttctcaaatttaaaaattgcacGCAAACatgaaaaattggaaaaaactaattttttattgtttaaataatttcaaatcttATATctattgttattatttgcgctattgtttttattttttgttacgctaccccaaattaaaaaaagaaagatgaAAAAAGAATCATTTTTGGCTAAATTACGCCATTTTTTTCCGAGCGTCCTGATTTGAAACTTACTTTTCAGTTCCGAGCTGTGCTTCCCACGGCGCCGTCGGGCGTAATTGTCCGATCACGTTTTTCCATTACAGTTTTGACAATTGAAAATCCACATGAGAGCAACAACTAATAATTATGCATAAACTACAAATCATTAACTGCATTTTCAGATTTCAAACATGACGATATCTTTTTTATTCACGAAGTAATAgcttgctataaaaaaaaaaaaccgtaaCTTGGCTCCTAATGCTCGTAAAcaaacgacttttttttaaattagataAAAATCAGTGCTTTTTAATGGACTTTattcgattttgatcagattTAAATCTTGTCTCTGGGAGGAAAGTTAATTAAGCACTTTACAAACATTAGCATCCAGGGGCGCTcctaattaaaatttcgtgGTTTTCGAAAAAGTTTATTGAAATATAACTCTTTCACTTTAATCACAAGCTACAGCGcctaatcaaaataatttgttcaCATCCAAATCGtatcgtgaaaaaaaaatttcgaaatatagACATCTATATTTAACAAAAACTGTAATTGATAGAAGCTTGAAATTTGGCATGCTGGTTTGGACTATAGAGTAGTACATTTTCctaaattatcaataaaataaagtcattttttcaaaagttattaacaaatttcgattttgaCGAATTCTGTGGTTTTTTCCAATTTGCAAGTAAACTAATAGACTTAGAGGGGTGCTCTCGCggacttttttttagagaattaaataatgaacaacTTTTACTTCAAACTTTTTACGCTAAAATCAATACTTTTCGAACCGCCGAggaaaatgtgaaaaaaagtGCCGAAATCGAACTTTAATTCTTTATAAAACAGTTAGCGTACAAAATTGGTGGCTTTCTTCCAGATATTATTGTTCTACATACCGTTCCTGACCATTTCCAACAATAAAATTGCTATCAGGAATTTTTGCAGCGAAAAAATCTAATTTGACTGGCCTAAAAGCCCACTACAGCAACCATCCAATCACATTTTGGATCAAAACaacagtaaaaaaatgaaaaaacgaatgagaatcgatcgatcgagtttgctcaacgatcaaaataataataaatcaagttttttcaattatgatgacgataatgatgatgatgatgatgatgatgcttttgacacaataaccaattctacatttagatctacgagtggaaaaaatgaatcagctgaagactttttatcattgttagataaaagccgtagaacaattgataatatatacggagtgcgaaaggttgatggagtgtatatgattggtgattgagaaattgaatttgatgataattatgtcaaagtcagaaatgaaaaatatccTAAAAGTAGTGGACTTatggaattgctatttaaaaaatatccggatgatCTTCTTTTGAGTTCAGCAGATCGTGaaaattatcgcaagattctggaagcaacaaatgctcatcgACAAAAATCCAGCAAAGATGAGTCTATCCGAAtgtcgagaagtaataaatataaaaatatctcagcaccaatgttccgcagcactccacgtaaaaagaacaacagcagcggaggaggactcatacctaaatataaaatagcaagaaaaattcttccattgatctcgtctactgcgatgatccaaacgagcttactgagagacttcgactattgattgccgaacgatcagctggaaataataatcacgacaatgaaatccagtcgattattgaggaattacgtgaagctgggcatatatgtatattgaaacgcaactttcttctttgcatcagtactaccacgagtctcgatgtgtttggaagaaaacttgagggctcgcaagtgagtcgcggtcctccaggcattggtttcaattt is from Nasonia vitripennis strain AsymCx chromosome 1, Nvit_psr_1.1, whole genome shotgun sequence and encodes:
- the LOC107982104 gene encoding uncharacterized protein LOC107982104 gives rise to the protein MSLNSLRYLLFKKSSIKASFKLEVLPPTEAASAQDALRTHLQIQQWLGNTKEPKKWGWKPTTTGLQPVYTTDDLVPQNLLQYISCRCTTGCNTMNCSCKKYGLRYSDICHNCHGQSCSNIEQILIETDSLEYMLNDDVNENGDCNDANGENNDEICSKRQRLC